A stretch of the Festucalex cinctus isolate MCC-2025b chromosome 20, RoL_Fcin_1.0, whole genome shotgun sequence genome encodes the following:
- the LOC144008931 gene encoding uncharacterized protein LOC144008931, giving the protein MQGPSESSENLVTSGQEGPEALQQSVHGQPHIQTRLFLHGQGIGNWHHERREAINCLNPSIPPDKLGGLIEDTIQDKGIFYAELTGQGYLLTAVVKHPSVGQTKEKGEIWLKWWVEIFSEYNVVQLVSTQPEFDPVVKMLAATAQIEGKLIKPSETRAMPRLKEYQPLLDQITEIAVYRKQGNILESGSEIDSDYELTPEGITMEDTDTEYDNKESEWQAREEVRHKALTQKMSPLRLQPPLISLPDETTKKVNVGNGIMLCQFHGNVWEIGGSALIVLTDVKLRPYNSKFRASLKSSAGIEFERERRDIRSQAPIEEVSEAREYRITSGGSSNFYMIVHCPGQKWTPELNQRVYMKNVMKLLERAINGAIDQEATRVVIDVNGIRSGRMLWTIAESVALGAFRLQIATPVTQLPDTEFVVAISQEQHNRREAEAMERWTARALQEARLQLKEEAQRQKRRLMKSPEGAGSPATEQGMSTQNVTFGPHPSSVTGSLVSVAKEMVSDDEQLGPSGLPTTPWRPSLPGEGREKLTEIKKSPGRNSMQDAVIDPGLAASSPQGVDDSYRELPPPTPVTKEVMGRKALKKTNRDAELMAPPISSSSGEEEESEDERDDLGSLESFAPPTSPNHAQQPKVIKGAIRKGTKKQQPVLSVLKASERIALDTRVGYLQTKDDRRVYVPSVGQTEYPYPAAWLDKLSEEASLTVKTSYGEIINVLMTPAYRTLINCTMLTKNFREGFVTVLYDVLLKLVKQAAYCKAQTELREQDDVINQDGAGVGPAGAQAGSATSSLPVSVTVPQQQQNTAQPVLVTQAPNDLAMLDDQERNMRAFKALKAMVRDKDPKETVKEYLYATSHLGRKWL; this is encoded by the coding sequence ATGCAAGGGCCAAGCGAATCCAGTGAAAATTTAGTGACCTCGGGTCAAGAAGGGCCTGAGGCACTGCAACAGTCAGTTCATGGACAACCTCATATTCAAACACGGCTTTTTCTTCATGGGCAAGGTATAGGAAATTGGcatcatgaaagaagagaagcAATTAACTGTCTAAACCCGTCTATCCCCCCAGATAAACTCGGAGGGTTGATAGAAGATACTATTCAGgataaaggcattttttatgctgAACTCACAGGACAGGGATATTTGCTAACTGCTGTAGTTAAACATCCAAGTGTTggacagacaaaagaaaaaggtgaaATATGGCTAAAATGGTGGGTGGAAATATTCAGCGAATATAATGTTGTGCAATTGGTCAGCACCCAACCAGAATTTGATCCGGTGGTAAAAATGCTCGCCGCAACAGCCCAGATAGAAGGGAAGTTGATAAAGCCTAGTGAAACGAGAGCTATGCCCCGCTTAAAAGAGTATCAACCACTATTGGATCAAATAACCGAAATAGCAGTATATCGGAAACAGGGAAATATACTGGAAAGTGGAAGTGAAATTGATTCAGATTATGAACTCACACCTGAAGGAATTACGATGGAAGATACAGACACGGAATATGACAACAAAGAAAGTGAGTGGCAGGCTAGAGAGGAAGTGAGACATAAAGCACTAACTCAAAAAATGAGTCCTCTTCGGCTGCAGCCTCCGCTAATTTCTTTGCCGGATGAAACCACCAAAAAAGTGAATGTGGGAAATGGTATAATGCTATGTCAATTCCATGGAAATGTGTGGGAGATTGGTGGAAGCGCTCTTATTGTTCTCACTGATGTAAAACTCAGGCCGTACAATAGTAAATTCAGGGCGAGTTTAAAATCATCAGCTGGAATAGAATTtgaaagagagagaagagacaTACGGAGCCAAGCTCCAATTGAGGAAGTATCTGAGGCAAGGGAATACAGAATAACAAGTGGAGGAAGTTCTAACTTTTACATGATAGTTCATTGCCCAGGACAAAAATGGACTCCAGAATTGAATCAAAGAgtatatatgaaaaatgtgatgaaactttTGGAGAGAGCTATAAATGGAGCTATTGATCAGGAAGCTACACGTGTCGTGATTGATGTGAACGGAATAAGATCAGGAAGAATGTTGTGGACAATAGCCGAGTCAGTGGCCCTAGGGGCCTTTAGGCTACAGATCGCGACCCCTGTCACCCAGCTTCCAGATACAGAGTTCGTGGTGGCCATATCACAAGAACAGCATAACAGGAGGGAGGCCGAGGCCATGGAGAGATGGACTGCACGAGCCTTGCAGGAGGCCAGGCTGCAACTGAAGGAGGAAGCGCAGCGTCAGAAGCGGCGCCTGATGAAATCTCCTGAAGGCGCCGGGTCACCGGCCACGGAACAAGGTATGAGCACTCAAAATGTAACCTTCGGCCCCCACCCTTCCTCTGTCACAGGTTCACTGGTGAGTGTTGCCAAGGAGATGGTGTCAGATGATGAACAACTCGGCCCCAGCGGCCTTCCCACCACGCCTTGGAGGCCCTCGCTACCTGGAGAAGGTAGGGAAAAACTAACGGAGATAAAAAAATCACCAGGTAGAAATAGCATGCAGGATGCTGTGATAGACCCGGGCTTAGCGGCCTCCTCGCCGCAGGGAGTGGATGACTCATATAGGGAGTTGCCTCCTCCGACCCCTGTTACCAAAGAGGTCATGGGTAGGAAAGCgttgaagaaaacaaacagagaCGCTGAGTTGATGGCTCCGCCAATTTCATCTTCATCCGGCGAAGAAGAAGAGAGTGAGGATGAGAGAGATGACCTCGGGTCCTTGGAGTCATTTGCCCCCCCGACCAGCCCTAACCATGCTCAGCAGCCAAAAGTAATAAAAGGAGCGATCCGCAAGGGGACCAAAAAACAGCAACCAGTTCTAAGTGTTTTGAAGGCCTCGGAAAGGATAGCCCTGGACACCCGGGTTGGTTACCTGCAGACTAAAGATGACAGGCGTGTGTATGTGCCGTCAGTAGGTCAAACAGAGTATCCTTATCCTGCTGCTTGGTTGGACAAACTCAGCGAAGAAGCATCCCTAACTGTGAAAACGAGTTATGGAGAGATAATTAATGTGTTGATGACCCCCGCATATCGTACATTAATAAATTGTACAATGTTGACTAAAAATTTCAGAGAAGGTTTTGTGACCGTGTTGTATGATGTTTTGCTTAAATTGGTGAAACAGGCGGCTTATTGCAAAGCTCAGACAGAGTTGAGAGAACAGGATGACGTCATAAATCAAGACGGGGCCGGAGTGGGGCCTGCTGGCGCTCAAGCAGGATCTGCAACTTCCTCATTGCCTGTCTCAGTCACTGTtcctcagcaacagcaaaacaCGGCACAGCCTGTGTTAGTAACACAGGCCCCAAATGATTTGGCAATGTTAGATGATCAAGAGAGAAATATGCGAGCATTTAAGGCCTTGAAGGCCATGGTTCGAGATAAAGACCCAAAAGAAACAGTGAAAGAGTATTTGTATGCTACTAGCCATCTGGGAAGAAAATGGTTATGA